A DNA window from Mya arenaria isolate MELC-2E11 chromosome 17, ASM2691426v1 contains the following coding sequences:
- the LOC128223625 gene encoding uncharacterized protein LOC128223625 produces MYPARGYPGTCQDVPSPRIPGYQPRHTQPADTLVPAKMYPARGYPGTRQNIPSPQEPWYPPKCTQPADTRVPAKTYPARGYLGTNQDIPSPRIPCYPPKCIQPADTLVPAKMLPARGYPGTCQDVPSPQIPWYPPKCNQPADTRVPAKTYPARGYLGTGQDVPSPRLPGYLPRRTQPADSRVPAKTYPARGYPGTRQDVPNPRIPWYPHLHQNVRCCLCSLTVVP; encoded by the coding sequence ATGTACCCAGCCCGCGGATACCCGGGTACCTGCCAAGACGTACCCAGCCCGCGGATACCCGGATACCAACCAAGACATACCCAGCCCGCGGATACCCTGGTACCCGCCAAAATGTACCCAGCCCGCGGATACCCGGGTACCCGCCAAAATATACCCAGCCCGCAGGAACCCTGGTACCCGCCAAAATGTACCCAGCCCGCGGATACCCGGGTACCTGCCAAGACGTACCCAGCCCGCGGATACCTGGGTACCAACCAAGACATACCCAGCCCGCGGATACCCTGTTACCCGCCAAAATGTATCCAGCCCGCAGACACCCTGGTACCCGCCAAAATGTTACCAGCACGCGGATACCCTGGTACCTGCCAAGACGTACCCAGCCCGCAGATACCCTGGTACCCGCCAAAATGTAACCAGCCCGCGGATACCCGGGTACCTGCCAAGACGTACCCAGCCCGCGGATACCTGGGTACCGGCCAAGACGTACCCAGCCCGCGGTTACCCGGGTACTTGCCAAGACGTACCCAGCCCGCGGATTCCCGGGTACCGGCCAAGACGTACCCAGCCCGCGGATACCCGGGTACCCGCCAAGACGTACCCAACCCGCGGATACCCTGGTACCCGCATTTACATCAAAACGTGCGTTGTTGTTTATGCTCTTTAACTGTTGTGCCTTAA